The Intrasporangium calvum DSM 43043 sequence CGCCCGGCCGGCGTCGGACAGGTGGTCGAAGTAGGCCAGGCCGGTCATCGCCGTCGCCGGCATCGGCAGCAGGCCCACGGTGATCTCGGTGATCACGGCGAGGGTGCCCTCGGAGCCGGTGAGCAGCCGGGTGAGGTCGTAGCCGGCGACGTCCTTCCAGAGCCGCCCACCGGTCCGCATCACCTCGCCGGTCGGGAGGACGACCTCCAGGCCGAGGACGTAGTTGCGGGTCACGCCGTACTTCAGGCCACGCAGGCCGCCCGCGCACATGGCGACGTTGCCGGCCACGGTGGACACGGTCCGACTGCCCGGGTCGGGTGCATAGAGCAGCCCCTTGGCGGCCGCCGCCTCGGCGAGCGTCACGGTCGTCGTCCCGGCCTGGACGACGGCGAGCAGCTCGCCCTCGCTCACCTCGAGCACCCGGTTCATCCGGGTGAGGACGAGGACGATGCCGCCGTGCTCGGGGATCGTCGCGGCGGCGAGGTTGGAGCCGGCCCCGCGGGGGGTGACCGGGATGCCGCGCCGCGACGCGAGCGTCAGGACGGCGCTCACCTCCTCGGTGGTGCCCGGCAGGACCACGGCGTCCGGGCGGGCCCGGAAGAGCGGCGTCGCGTCGCGGGAGAAGGGCTCGACGTCGCCGTCGAGGCTGAGGACGTACTGGTCACCGACGATGCCACGGAGCTCGACCAGGACGTCGGCCGGGAGTCCGCTGCCGGAGGGGTGGAGCCGGGGGGTGGTGCCCTGAGTGCTCATGGCAACATCCAACCGAGAATCGGCGTCGACTGGAGGAATACGAGGACACAAAGGAAGAGGAGCAGCCCCAGGCTCCACGGCAGGACGCGCCGCAGGATGGCCGACTCCTGCCCGTCGAGCCCGGCCGAGCTGGCCGCGATGGTGAGGTTCTGCGGGCTGATCATCTTGCCGACGACGCCACCGGTCGTGTTCGCCGAGACGAGCAGGCTCTCGTTGATCCCGGCGTGCGACCCGGCCGTCGCCTGCAGCTTGGCGAAGAGGGCGTTGGCGCTCGTGTCGGAGCCGGTGACCGCCGTGCCGATCCAGCCGAGGACCGGCGACAGGAAGGCGAAGAAGGCTCCGGTCCCGGCGATCCACGTGCCGATGGAGATCGTCTGACCGGAGAAGTTCATGACGTAGGCCAGCGCCAGGACGCTCGCCACGGTGAGGATCGCCCACCGCAGCTTGACGACCGTGCCGGTGAAGTCGCGCACGGCCTGCCGGGCACTGATCCGGTAGGCGATCGCGACGACGATGCCGGAGAGCAGCAGCATCGTCCCGGGGCTGGACAGCCACTGGAACGAGTAGACGGTCGAGGAGATCGGCTTGCCCGCTGCACTGAGGACGTGACCGTCGAGCCCTGGCCACGCGATCTTCTGGTCGGTGCCCGCGAGGAACGCCTTGACCGGCGGCACGAGCTTGGACACGGAGAAGACGGCGATGACGAGCAGGTAGGGGAACAGGCCCATCCAGATCCGGGCGGTGGGCAGCCGCCCGCCGTCGGACCCGGCACCCGAGGTGCCGTCCACCCGCGCCCGGGTGGCCGTGGCAGTCGTCGCGGAGCCGGCCACTGAACCGGCCACCGAACCGGCCACCGAACCGGCCACCGAGCCGGCGGGGGTGCGGCCGGCAGCGACGGCTGCGGCGTGCTCCTGGTGCCGACCGGCTTCGAGACGCTCGTGCGCCTCGCGAGCCCCGACGGGAGTCCAGACGCGGAGGAAGAGCACGGTCGCCCCCAGGCCGGCGAGCGAGGCGACGATGTCGGTCAGGGCGACGGACAGGAAGTTGGAGGTGAGGAACTGGGCCACGGCGAAGGACAGTCCGGTGACGAGGGCGGCCGGCCAGACCTCGCGAAGGCCCCGCTTGCCGTCGACGACGAGCAGGAGGAGGAGGGGGACGACGACGGCGAGGAGCGGGGCCTGCCGACCGACGATGGCGCCGATCGTCGACTCCGGGATGCCGGTCAGCGTGGCTGCGGTGGTGATCGGGATGGCGATGGCCCCGAAGGCGACCGGCGCCGTGTTCGCGAGCAGGACCGTCCCCGCGGCCCGCAGCGGCGCGACGCCGAGGGCGATGAGCATCGTCGCCGTGATGGCCACCGGTGCGCCGAAGCCGGCGAGCGCCTCGAGCAGACCGCCGAAACAGAAGGCGATGAGGACCGCTTGGATGCGTGGGTCCTCGCTCACCATGTTGAAGGTGGCGCGAAGGTCCTCGAACCGGCCGCTGGTCACGGTCAGCTGGTAGAGCCACAGCGCCGTGAGGACGATCCACATGATCGGGAAGACGCCGAAGACGCCGCCCTGCGTCGCCGACATCAGGGCGAGCGAGGCCGGCATCCCGTAGCCGAGGACCGCGACGAGCACGGCGGTGCCCAGGCCGGCGAGGGCGGCCACCCACGCCTGGGTCTTCAGGACCCCGAGCAGGAGGAAGACGACGACGAGCGGGAGCAGCCCCACGAGCGCGGACAGGGCAAGGCTGCCGCCGACGGGGGCGAGGGACTGGGTGAAGTCGTCGGCCGCGAGGCCGGTGACGATCGGGAAGGTCGCGAGCATCTGGGAACTCCTCCTGGCAGCCGTCGGCACGACGACTGGTTACGGCGCTGTAAGGGAAGGTGTGCCTCTGCTGTGCTGTGGTAGGACCACAGCGAGGTGAGGCCACCGTAGGGTGCGCCTAGGATGGCGTCAAGAGGCGGGCGGAAATGGGTGGGCGATCCGAGGAGTAAGAGATGACAGGTCCGGATGAGGCCCGGGACGGCTGGGAGCCGGTGAGCCGGCCGCGCACCTACGAGCTCGTCCTCGACCGGATCGAGGAGCAGATCGCCTCAGGCCGCCTCCACGTCGGTGACCGGCTGCCGGCCGAGCGTGAGCTCGCCGCCGCCCTGGGCGTCAGCCGCGTCGCCGTCCGGGAGGCCATCCGGGTCCTCCAGGCGATGGGCCTGATCAGCCAGGCGACCGGCTCCGGTCGCGACGCCGGCACGATCCTCACGTCCGCTCCCGCGGAGGCACTGACCCGACTCATCCGCCTCCACGTCCTCGTCGCGAGCGTCAACTCGAAGGACCTCGTCCGCGCGCGGATCACCCTCGAGCGCGAGTCCGCGGCGCTCGCCGCGACCCACGCCACGGAGCAGGATCTCCGCCACCTCGCCGAGGCGCTCGCCGACATGGAGGATCCGGCCAGCACCGTCGAGCAGTTCAACGACGCCGACACGGCCTTCCACGTCGCCATCGCCCGCGCGAGCGGCAACACGCTGGTCGCCGAGCTCACGACTGCCCTGCGCAACGCGATGCGCTCGACGCTGCTGACCCGCCTCCAGGG is a genomic window containing:
- a CDS encoding FAD-binding oxidoreductase; the encoded protein is MSTQGTTPRLHPSGSGLPADVLVELRGIVGDQYVLSLDGDVEPFSRDATPLFRARPDAVVLPGTTEEVSAVLTLASRRGIPVTPRGAGSNLAAATIPEHGGIVLVLTRMNRVLEVSEGELLAVVQAGTTTVTLAEAAAAKGLLYAPDPGSRTVSTVAGNVAMCAGGLRGLKYGVTRNYVLGLEVVLPTGEVMRTGGRLWKDVAGYDLTRLLTGSEGTLAVITEITVGLLPMPATAMTGLAYFDHLSDAGRAVARIIAEGTLPATLEFLDNRCVNAVEDYAQLGLDREAGALLLFGDDGGEEMVASSLQRMADVCTAVGARGVTLAQDIAGSEALLTARRCSLPALARLAPITMLEDVTVPRPRLAEMVETIDAIATKHSVTCATFGHAGDGNLHPTIVFDPDDGDARHRAEAAFDEIFHAAMALGGTITGEHGVGAAKRPWLAARLGPVQMALLQRIKTAFDPAGILNPGKLGS
- a CDS encoding L-lactate permease yields the protein MLATFPIVTGLAADDFTQSLAPVGGSLALSALVGLLPLVVVFLLLGVLKTQAWVAALAGLGTAVLVAVLGYGMPASLALMSATQGGVFGVFPIMWIVLTALWLYQLTVTSGRFEDLRATFNMVSEDPRIQAVLIAFCFGGLLEALAGFGAPVAITATMLIALGVAPLRAAGTVLLANTAPVAFGAIAIPITTAATLTGIPESTIGAIVGRQAPLLAVVVPLLLLLVVDGKRGLREVWPAALVTGLSFAVAQFLTSNFLSVALTDIVASLAGLGATVLFLRVWTPVGAREAHERLEAGRHQEHAAAVAAGRTPAGSVAGSVAGSVAGSVAGSATTATATRARVDGTSGAGSDGGRLPTARIWMGLFPYLLVIAVFSVSKLVPPVKAFLAGTDQKIAWPGLDGHVLSAAGKPISSTVYSFQWLSSPGTMLLLSGIVVAIAYRISARQAVRDFTGTVVKLRWAILTVASVLALAYVMNFSGQTISIGTWIAGTGAFFAFLSPVLGWIGTAVTGSDTSANALFAKLQATAGSHAGINESLLVSANTTGGVVGKMISPQNLTIAASSAGLDGQESAILRRVLPWSLGLLLFLCVLVFLQSTPILGWMLP
- a CDS encoding FadR/GntR family transcriptional regulator — its product is MTGPDEARDGWEPVSRPRTYELVLDRIEEQIASGRLHVGDRLPAERELAAALGVSRVAVREAIRVLQAMGLISQATGSGRDAGTILTSAPAEALTRLIRLHVLVASVNSKDLVRARITLERESAALAATHATEQDLRHLAEALADMEDPASTVEQFNDADTAFHVAIARASGNTLVAELTTALRNAMRSTLLTRLQGRPDYPEVAARLSGEHRRIYDAIAARDSQKAADEVAAHIEGFYPDLGSDPA